The Helianthus annuus cultivar XRQ/B chromosome 11, HanXRQr2.0-SUNRISE, whole genome shotgun sequence region ttttactaatttcatgaaaataacgttaaaaagcgagggatggttaatcatgcgtCATGTGGGGGCGTTGATAGCCAAAAGACAAAGGGGTACATGCACGAATCGGCTTTTGtcccaattgctgagtgttatgtgccttatgtccaaggcttgatgcaaaactactatcgaaacaggggtctcactggaagcagcctctatTCCTACAGGTAAaagtaaggttgtctacatcttaccctcctcagaccctaccttagctttgctattggtgggatttactaagtatgatgatgatgatgatgaaatcaAATTTTTTAATATCAAAAGTGAATACCTATACTCAAATCACACTATCATTTCATCTACACCTACTTTATGTTTTATTgcttataatatatatatacacacacacacacacgtaatacacaataaacaaacaaaatagCAGAACTATTTATGAATATAGAACGTGCATGATAGGAAAATCTCTTTGTAAATATATATAGGTATTATTGTGTACAATCTCGTAACTTTTTAAATCGTATAATACAATTCCTGAATTCATATCTTAACACAGGGTGAGTTTCCTGTAAAAAAGACcttttttgtgagaagtgtgagaaagcatagaaattgacatgtaggcatcatgttttggacttaggcatgatgttttgggttgttttagcaagaaaaaacaccaaacataacaatttaaaacatAATGCAATGTATCATGGgcatgaaatttaaaacacaacaaaaacacactgcttaacacttaaaacacactacttaacgttcttggcgtggtgttttaagttttaagcctataattcattgcattgtgtcttaaattgttatgtttggtgtttttcttgccaaaacaacccaaaacattaTGCCCAAGTCCAAAATATGATGCTTACATGTCAATTCTTATGCTTTCTCACGCTTCTCACGAAAAGTGTCCTTTTTATAGGATCCTAAGACTCTTAACACATTAaccatttataaaaatgttttaaagaATGTGAAAAAGGTGAAGAAAAGAAAATTACCGGCCGTAACGTCGGCGGTGACAAAATATGCAATAACGGGGAAACCAGGTCTGCAACGAATGATTTAGTGGATATGTGTCTTGAGATGCATGGCGATATTTTATTGTGCCACGTGTGCAATGCCTCCACTTTCTCAATAAGTGACATTCTATACCTGTagatttaagtaaacaaaaacaaaatgaagCCAGCCTTTAAAAAAGCACAAAGCTCTAGATTAGTTTACAACTTTACATACCTATGAAAAGATTTTGGCCACTGAATATTAGGTTTTTCAACTTGAGATACCACACCATGTATGGCGATTGCAATAGCAGGCTGGTAAACTGTACGAAAATAACTAAATTTTGTTAGCTATTTAACTTTCACCGCAACTTTAGAAATTGTTAATGCTTATAGACAGAAATTATTACCTAGAAGAGACATTTTTTGTGTACGCATAAGATATTGATGAAGTATATCAGAGATCTCAAGATTGTTCAAGCACTTGACCTGAATTGTTTGAGTTATTTTAGGCACAAACATTCTATAACTGACTGCttaacatatatacacacacacacccacTGGTATTGATGGGCTGTGAGTTCCCAGGTGACAGGTTCTCACAGTTATCGAAAAAAAATGACTCGTTAAACAGATTAGAGTAAAGAACTTACAGTTTTTTTCATCACGGGATCATGATAATTTAGTTGCAGAATGTTCTCATGGATCCCATCTAATATTAAGTCATAGTTGCCACTGAAAAGTCAACGGTCAGCAAGATAAATGACACGAGATTTCATAAAAAAGAATATCTTTTGGAATATTTCAACGTACCAATTGGAGATCAAAGAGTGCAGAGAAGTAAACTCGTTAAACGAGCTTCTGCAGCCATCAATTGACTTCCTTACCCCCTTTAGTCTTCTCTTTtgaaaaacctttttaaaacaaaaaaaaaacaagtattACCACTTTGAGTGAATATGCCAATAATTAACAGATAtgataataaaaaataatcacACCTCTTTCCATATATCAAACACGCTTTTTGATGTATCTTTCCTACCAATCACTTGAGAACTGATGTCCAACTACAAAGCAAGGAAAACAGTTTTTAGACGGATCACAAGTGCCCAAAAGAGCTATATTCTTTTACGTATTAACGATTCAAAAGGACGGGCTCAACGCAACATACCACATTGAGCATTTCCTTCTTTTTGTTGAGGAACTGGAGAGTATTCAAGCATGCCCGTATGTCGCATTCTAAGAAGAAAAAATGTATTATCAGATATGCAAGATATAAATAATAACCAAGGAGAAAATCAATTACCGGTGTATTCAGCCAGTGCAGTAAGTGCAACAGAACTAGTCCTCATTCCTTCCTTGTTGCATATATATTTTAGCCTAATTATTTGGCAATAAACCTGAGTTAGGTGTGAGAGTAATACAAAAAAACGTTGAGAAGATACACCTAATAATAAGTGCTCACACTTTGACATACTACATAGTAATAAAATTTCACCTGTTCACGATGCGATTTACTGTTGGCTGAACAAACACATGAACCCTGAAAATGTAGGAGTATGTTAATTTAAATTGCATTAAATGAGCATCATGCTCACACTATCAGAAGAACAGATGTTGTAAGGCTTACTTTTCATGCAACCACATTtgctaaaaaaagaaaaaaaacagtGCAAACACGAAGGATTAGAAAATTAAGGTTTTCTAATGAACTTTTTTGCCACTCAGCTCATCTATAACCAACATCAGTAACCATTATATATATGCTATTTTGTCaacatcaaacaactttagcccctcaactttaataatgacgtGTTTAcccccctcaactttaataacgACATGTTTACCCCCTCAACTTTAATagtgacatgtttagccccttaactacatcaaacaactttagcccttcaactttaataatgacatgtttagcccctcaactttagtaattgacatgtttagccccttaaatttaataatgacatgtttagccccttaactacaaacatcaaacaactttaactcttgcgatttgcttatttttatctatgtttcgaACCCGCTGCGAAACGCAGGTGGTAACCCACTAGTTTAGAAAAAGATGCTAAATTATGATGTTCTACAAATTAGCCTAAATGATTACATTGGTGCTGGCTTTTGCACAACAAGGATACAAACATTACATTGCAGGTTATCAAACCATAAAAAGTACGTACTTTGCCACATTACGCAACGGTCTCAAGGCAGGTGCATATAGGTCATTGCAAATGCAAATCACCTGAACAGGAAAACAAACCATAAGTATCAATtatcaaataaacaaacaacGCCAGGTCATCAAGTATTCGGTTTCAGTGAATTGGCCTTACAGGTCTTAGAAGTGGTGTGTCCTTTCTCTTCTTCTTTGAGGATGTTTTTCCGGATTGTTCTGATTGAATATTATTTTCTGTCCCAGTGTCAGACTTCTTATCAGCAGCGACCTGCATTGATAACAGTGAGACATTACAACCTAAAATCAAACATTTATCCGTTGTATTTATCTAACCAGATAAAATTACGTATGTGAAAAACTGAACCAAATAatatagagtaaaatgtcattttcgtcccagaggtttggccagttttgtgactttcgtctaaaggtttgtttttccgcatctagatagtgttgtcattttcatccggctcattaactccatccatttttctccgttaatgTTAATCAGGAGTATtcctgtcttttttgttaacttaaaaggcaattcggtctttttcactttatgtaaaaagacccaatacccctgaaaaagaccgaattgccctttaagttaaaaaaaaaaagacagaaatactcCTGATTAACTGAGAAAagtggatggagttaacgagccggatgaaaatgacatcattatccagatgcggaaaaacaaacttttagatgaaagtcgcaaaactagccaaaccttagggacgaaaattGCATTTTCCTCGAGGAAGAATTTATATTCATGTAGACAATTAAAGTTTCATGATAATATTTGTATGTATAGTCAGTGCATCATACAACTTCTTTGAAGGTTCCCTTATGGGGCCTTATCTTGCTTTATTAAGTTGTTGTCCTTGTGGACTTTATGCAGCAATTAATATGGTGTATAGATAATGTTATGGACTGAAACCATTGCAAGGTATgggacttgtcccacatcggttgtatTGTCAACCAATGTGGGGTTTATATACAAAATGGGCTCTCTCAACCACCAGACTAGTCATAAATACACAAAATTTATATACCTGCATACCAAATCTTAAACATACTAACTAGCGGTACGTACACATACAACCAACACATAGGATGTTTAACCATTGCAACCTATGAAACATCCAAACGTTTGTTATTCCGCTTACAAATCATAATCTTTATTTAAAACTGTTATGATCAGAAATGGAAATCAAGCATTTAACCATTGCAACCTACGAAACATCCAAAAGTTTGTTATTCTGCTTACAAATCATTATCTTTATTTAAAACTGTTATGATCAGAAATGGTAATCAAGCACAAAGAGCGAAAATACTGTTATGATCAGTAGAAGAAAACACAGAGAAGGGAGATTACTCTCAAAATCATTTACTATCGCATTCATCAGATCATTTAAGTACAACCATGATAACAAACAGTTACACAATAGACCCTTGACAATACAACAATTACAATATGGACCCTCTACTTATTATCTACCGTGACAATACAACAATTACAATATGGACCTTCCACTTATTATCTACGGTAACAAAAACATTGTTGATAATTATAAACATTGTATGTCATAATCGTAAGCATACAACCACGTTCACTTTTTATTAGGTTAAGAAAAGGCAAAACTTACCATTTTTAAAATGACATCCACTGCGCCTTTTCCATCACCAAGAGCTCCATCAATTTCATCAATTACCTATGAAAAAACATTTCAAATTTCGTAATTGTAACAACAAACTGTATAGTACTGTGTATGCTAAACAGAATTTACCAAACACTTTGGCCTTGAATCAGCCATGACAGAGTTCATCTGAACCACATCAAGAATTTTGGTTTCGATTGTTGAGGATGACCTGTCATCACTGGCGTTAATCTGTCGAGCAATAAATGTGATAAGTATACATATTGAATATAACACGATTCCCAAAAATTTCATAAAAATGAATCTTTGTTTTGATGTTTTCTTAATACTTAAACATGCAGATTTACGTTACTTTAATTTCAAAGCAGAAGCTATATCAAGTTACACCATCTAATCCTGCTTGAAATGAATAGAATAAGTATATTATTCTATGTGATGTGCATACCAGATGGTTTAGCTTACATCAAAATAAACGAAACCAGATTATTATGAAACTCTGATAGTGTATAGGCATGTCAGTatggctgtaaatgaaccgaacgttcagcgaacagtttcacgggaagttcatttgtgttcgttcgtttatgttcgtgaacattcggtaaAGTGTTCATTGGTGTTTTATACTTTTATATTTCATTTAAATAcaaaattccaacaaataaaatattaaataagtatcagtgtattatatattttgttcatgaacgtttgtttgtgttcatttgttttCATCTGTGTTCATAAACAttagtttgtgtttgtttgtgttcacgaacgttcgtttgcgttcgttacctaaaattaacaaacaaacacaaacgaacacgaacacattcatttccttaacgaacgaacacaaacaaaaaatctcgttcggtaagtgttcatgaacagttcgtgtgcacatattttcttaacatgtgcCAAAAAGAACAAACGACAACCTCCACCACACGGTATCCACAATGTCTGGCGGCCACATGTGCAAGTGTTGTTTTCCCAAGCCCTGGCGCACCACATAGTAGAAGAATCTGCATACATAAGTACATGTGTAGATATATAAGAACCAAGATATTATTAATATTGTGGCATGATTCAGCTTGACAATGAAATGAAAAGGAATTATTCAACTTGATCTTTTCAATTCAAATAAACTTGCTTAGCTGTTCCATTTGATGTAGAATGTAAAGCACTTTTTAGATTGCTAATACAAAATttcgagaaaaaaaaactattttgtTTTGTccaaattatattatatatatactataaatgtattttgtcacatcaatcaactttggcccctcaactttggCATTAActaactttagcccctcaacttgaAATGTTaagccccttaactaaaacaacTTTATCCCCTCAACTTTTTAAGAAACAACTTTAACCCCTCAACTTtgataatgacatgtttagcccctcaactttaataataacatatttagccccttaactacatcaaacaactttagcccctcaactttaataataaacatgtttagcccctcaactttaataatgacatgtttagcccctcaactttagtAATGATATGTTAACCCCTTAACTAAAACAACTtgagcccctcaactttaataataaacaactatagcccctcaactttaataataaacaactttagcccctcaactatAATAACAAACAACTTTAACCCCTCAACTTTACCAATGACATATTTAGCCCCTCAACtataataatgacatgtttagccccttaactaaaatATCAAACAACTTTAACTCTCGTGATTTGCTTACTTTTATCTACGTTTCGAACCCGCTGCGGAACACGGGTGGTAACATACTAGTAAAACTCTAAAAACAGTATCAAACAAGTGCTGAAAGCTACCTTCTGTTCTGGTGGGCCCGAATCCTTGATCTTCTTGTTATGAAGTTCGTGGATAGCATGAGAATCATAGTTTTCTTTGTTAAAGTGATTGCGTTCTCCAAACGTTCCACTATTAGGTACAAATTCTTTGCTCCTCCCGAAATTACTCTTGTTATAAACTTTTTTTTGTTGAGAAACAGAGGAATGCCTTTTTAAAGCAGACAAAACGTCATCGGTCGTACTCTTGACTTCAGTACCAAAAACAGAAGAATCCCATTGTTTCAACCACATGAGAACCTGAACATAACAAAAAGAATATAAGCCAACAGTTTTAAGTTAATAGTAAGATCATGGAAAATGTACCTCTCGGTTTGTGTGTTCGTCACTGAGAAGCTCCACAAACGAATTTGGAGAATATTTATCGACCCACAGTTGTTCAGTTACCACTGGTGTTTCCAAAAGATCTGTATCAATCTGAGTAGAAACACTCGCTTCCAAAGCCTTCACGCCACAGTAATAAGAAAAATGTAAATATGTATTACATCAATCATAAGTCGTTGGGAATTTAAGTCTAGTTGTTGTCACTTGGATTCCATACATTAACACGCCAAACTTTAGTCACAAAATTATGTGCTTTTAAACAATAacaatccaaaaaaaaaaaaaagccagtACTAATCtcacatacaaaaaaaaaaaattatggtaTTGACTCTATATAAAAGAATAGAAGTTGAATAGTGCCGATAGGCTAACATAACATGAGCCTTGGAGGCTTTGCTAACTTGAGCCTTTTTTGTGAGTTTAGTTCTTTGCTGACTTGTGCCTTTTGTTTCGTTTTTTTGAGTTTAATATTATTAACGAACAAAACCGATAGCAGTACCGGAAACCGCTTTTAACTTTCGAAATTTTTTAACGAACTGAACATGCGCAGATACCCTTTTGGAcatattttttaactttttttcgtTTGCTATAACGAGTGCACCGAAACCGACCGAGTTCCTATCGTTTTCTTTTACGTTTACCTTCGTTTTACCTTATTGTTTTATCTTTTCTTATTTTTTTGATGTTTAGAGCAGAGCTACGATGCAAATAGCATTAACACATGTAGATAGCATTTTGTTTGATTTTACGAATTTATTCATCAGTTACCATGGTGTGCAATATGTAGCAAATTCCAACCGCGTCCCGGCGCAATGCGCGGGTGACTATGACCCTAGTTATTAACTAAATGAAACAAACATAGAATCTGGAAAGCAATCCTCAAGAGGTTTAAAAAGGGTAGTTACTCATTTACAAGATCACCCAACCGCGTAATGAACTATGGCAACTTAGGGACAAAGCTATATGTTGTGAGAGAATAATGACTGTGACGAATATATATCGAGTGACAATAAAGCCGCATGTCATATTGGTCTTTCATTTTGTGAAACAACTAATATTAGCATATCTTTAAGTCAAAAGGCCCTTTCTTATTCAGCATCATCTATCTATCATCCATCATATAGGTTAAACAGGGAGGTAATCAAAATAACACCTAATCTGGTCCATATGTAAAAGTAATAGACAACTATAGTGTGAGATTTTGCTAACCAAGTGATCATGAATATAAAGCAGGATTACCTTTTGCAACTCTTTCTGTTCCACCTTCTGCATTAAAACACTTATAGGTTCCATCATAAGACCTGCACAGTTAAGCCATCATAATTACCTTATATCAGCAACAAAATTCAACAAAATGTTTACTCAATTGATAGGTTTCCTTTGAACCAACGGCTGACCACGTT contains the following coding sequences:
- the LOC110886275 gene encoding chromosome transmission fidelity protein 18 homolog, whose protein sequence is MEMESEDLGWLEADLDLHDDYIDEDFEPPLPEEEASIEQVYEHHQPEPITKPDLSIPDDHITDLETETLQPKKRLLNPSLLDSANVDDSVEDKRCRVDLGVNEADDEWMRYSPVREEAADVVEDVTERFISRFATDIDGDFMPVTAPDGDRVYAKLVKEEVEDKVKKLEVKGRFEGLMMEPISVLMQKVEQKELQKALEASVSTQIDTDLLETPVVTEQLWVDKYSPNSFVELLSDEHTNREVLMWLKQWDSSVFGTEVKSTTDDVLSALKRHSSVSQQKKVYNKSNFGRSKEFVPNSGTFGERNHFNKENYDSHAIHELHNKKIKDSGPPEQKILLLCGAPGLGKTTLAHVAARHCGYRVVEINASDDRSSSTIETKILDVVQMNSVMADSRPKCLVIDEIDGALGDGKGAVDVILKMVAADKKSDTGTENNIQSEQSGKTSSKKKRKDTPLLRPVICICNDLYAPALRPLRNVAKVHVFVQPTVNRIVNRLKYICNKEGMRTSSVALTALAEYTECDIRACLNTLQFLNKKKEMLNVLDISSQVIGRKDTSKSVFDIWKEVFQKRRLKGVRKSIDGCRSSFNEFTSLHSLISNCGNYDLILDGIHENILQLNYHDPVMKKTVKCLNNLEISDILHQYLMRTQKMSLLVYQPAIAIAIHGVVSQVEKPNIQWPKSFHRYRMSLIEKVEALHTWHNKISPCISRHISTKSFVADLVSPLLHILSPPTLRPVALHLLSEKEKNEMAQLVRTMVSYAITYRNKKVDPLPGKPRNQASTDIQILSFDPPIGDFVNFEGYICNYFMLASAVKQVLSHEVEKQRILQSSINKSKDENERTNLSGKEKSSKPEHAPENTKTSISNLKNSSAPNRVTSAPANTIVSATASGRSATLSSEISKPSETTKKRSSGSFNFFDRFRKTSANGSQMTETVKKVPATSERDSRPVLFKFNEGFTNAVKRPVRMRDLLM